From the genome of Mycobacterium dioxanotrophicus, one region includes:
- a CDS encoding DUF5642 family protein has product MGSRIAAFVVAVCTVVVAVVGCSPSSRDAAPTTTAQTPDYDISRLSEIAPAFPPGNVPQVTPKQRVDSILPGDIDRFANGTLSSVDPPQCRSLLRPVDVSVGSEVARIYAPGPTSDISMMAVKLAAPLTADIPVQGCDHVGYTLDQGQPGGTVERIEAPHIEGARTQGIRYQVSTDPVAFTYEYTAFLGDRVVVTLRTSRKQETPEPPGVADLLGDAVAAVKGTYTPSSSKAPLLKNDINRLANVKDAFPQGITPNVIPARTSGDIDTVKIGRLVGSASTSVDPPQCEPVLQPVRQSGGALTTALDTPGRDGPHVVVGASQSDHLSQVELPQTGCEHISYSAEGEHGTVDRLVPPTIDHATTFAFRTQYTYDYGVSGTRHFYSAILDDNIYITVRGQLDSDEESEQALPELLVKAVAAIRG; this is encoded by the coding sequence ATGGGGTCACGGATAGCCGCGTTCGTTGTTGCGGTCTGTACAGTTGTCGTTGCTGTTGTCGGTTGCTCGCCGAGTTCACGGGATGCGGCTCCGACCACCACGGCCCAGACCCCGGACTACGACATCTCGCGGTTGAGTGAGATAGCGCCGGCGTTCCCGCCGGGGAACGTACCGCAGGTGACCCCCAAGCAACGAGTGGATTCCATTCTGCCCGGTGATATCGATCGTTTCGCAAATGGCACTTTGTCCAGTGTTGACCCGCCGCAATGCCGTTCGCTGCTCAGGCCAGTGGACGTATCAGTGGGCAGCGAAGTTGCGAGGATCTACGCCCCAGGGCCCACCAGCGACATCTCGATGATGGCTGTGAAACTGGCCGCTCCTCTGACGGCGGATATCCCCGTGCAGGGCTGCGATCACGTCGGCTATACCCTTGATCAAGGTCAGCCCGGCGGTACCGTCGAACGGATCGAGGCTCCGCACATCGAGGGCGCCAGAACGCAGGGGATCCGATATCAGGTGTCGACCGATCCTGTTGCGTTCACGTATGAGTACACAGCATTTCTCGGCGACCGAGTCGTGGTTACACTGCGCACTTCGCGTAAGCAAGAAACACCCGAACCACCCGGAGTTGCGGATTTGCTCGGTGACGCCGTCGCGGCCGTAAAGGGCACGTATACGCCTTCCTCATCGAAGGCCCCCCTGTTGAAGAACGACATCAACCGCCTGGCGAATGTGAAAGACGCTTTCCCGCAAGGTATTACGCCGAACGTCATCCCGGCCCGGACCTCGGGCGATATCGACACTGTGAAAATCGGCCGCCTCGTCGGGTCTGCGTCGACCAGTGTCGATCCGCCACAGTGTGAGCCGGTGTTGCAGCCTGTTCGGCAATCGGGCGGAGCATTAACGACGGCGCTGGATACACCTGGGCGTGACGGTCCCCACGTTGTCGTGGGCGCGTCGCAATCCGATCACTTATCGCAGGTCGAGCTGCCGCAAACAGGATGCGAGCACATTTCCTACTCGGCGGAAGGGGAGCACGGAACGGTCGACCGGTTGGTGCCGCCGACGATCGACCATGCCACAACCTTCGCGTTCAGAACCCAATACACCTACGACTACGGCGTGTCCGGAACCAGGCACTTCTACTCGGCGATTCTCGACGACAACATCTACATCACTGTCCGCGGCCAGCTTGACTCGGATGAGGAGTCTGAGCAAGCGCTTCCGGAGCTATTGGTCAAAGCAGTGGCCGCGATCCGCGGGTAG
- a CDS encoding TetR/AcrR family transcriptional regulator: MRTHGWAGSAPATDDEAVARILTAASKAIDERGADFSIADVARTLGVTRQTVYRYFPSTDALLVAAAVHAASDFLDRLAAHLQGITDPVEAVTEAIATALEWLPKDKHIGLLIAPGRADAHTESVTSDVAVDFARAVLRRFDVDWASLGFTDDDLDDLAEHLLRIIQSFVIDPGRPPRTGEALRAYLRRWVGSAVIAAAASPLD; encoded by the coding sequence GTGCGTACCCACGGCTGGGCCGGCTCAGCGCCCGCCACCGATGACGAGGCCGTCGCGCGCATTCTGACCGCCGCCAGCAAGGCGATCGACGAGCGCGGCGCCGACTTCTCGATTGCCGACGTCGCCCGCACCCTCGGTGTCACCCGCCAGACCGTGTACCGGTACTTCCCCAGCACCGATGCCCTGCTGGTGGCCGCCGCGGTGCATGCGGCCAGCGATTTCCTCGATCGGCTGGCCGCCCACCTGCAGGGCATCACCGATCCCGTGGAGGCTGTCACCGAAGCCATCGCCACCGCACTGGAGTGGCTGCCGAAGGACAAGCACATCGGCCTGCTGATCGCTCCCGGGCGCGCCGACGCCCACACCGAGTCGGTGACCTCGGATGTGGCGGTCGATTTCGCCCGGGCCGTGCTGCGCCGATTCGACGTCGACTGGGCCAGCCTCGGATTCACCGACGACGACCTCGACGACCTCGCCGAGCATCTGCTGCGGATCATCCAGTCGTTCGTCATCGACCCCGGCCGGCCGCCGCGCACCGGTGAAGCGCTACGCGCCTACCTGCGGCGATGGGTCGGATCTGCTGTCATTGCGGCCGCTGCGTCGCCCTTAGACTGA
- a CDS encoding alpha/beta hydrolase codes for MAAMPDLNRRALLRLGAGAAGAYTLGTALGSAPALANPPAAAPTYVSGSFTSAARGGVDTNWAIARPPGQTGKLRPVIALHGKGSDAAEVMAGGVENGLAQAVAAGLPPFAVVAVDGGGGYWHKRASGEDSGTMVLNELIPMLGDQGLDTSRVGFLGWSMGGYGALLLGARLGPARTAAICAVSPALWTSSGATAPGAFDGADDYAANTVWGLPALGSIPIRIDCGNSDPFYSATQQFIAQLPNHPAGGFSPGGHDSGFWSQQLPAEISWMAPLLVA; via the coding sequence ATGGCCGCCATGCCTGACTTGAACCGTCGCGCCCTGCTGCGCCTCGGTGCCGGTGCGGCCGGTGCCTACACGCTGGGAACAGCTCTGGGGTCCGCTCCCGCGCTGGCCAATCCGCCCGCCGCCGCGCCGACCTATGTCAGCGGATCGTTCACGTCCGCAGCCCGCGGCGGCGTCGACACCAATTGGGCCATCGCCCGCCCACCCGGCCAGACCGGCAAGCTGCGGCCCGTCATCGCCTTGCACGGCAAGGGTTCCGACGCCGCCGAGGTGATGGCCGGCGGCGTGGAAAACGGTTTGGCACAAGCGGTTGCGGCCGGGTTGCCGCCGTTTGCGGTGGTCGCCGTCGACGGCGGAGGCGGCTATTGGCACAAGCGCGCGTCCGGTGAGGATTCCGGGACGATGGTGCTGAACGAGCTGATCCCGATGCTCGGCGACCAGGGTCTGGACACCTCACGCGTGGGCTTCCTGGGCTGGTCGATGGGCGGATACGGCGCCCTGCTGCTCGGCGCGCGGCTGGGGCCTGCGCGCACCGCGGCGATCTGCGCGGTGAGCCCGGCACTGTGGACGTCATCCGGGGCGACCGCGCCGGGCGCTTTCGACGGCGCCGACGACTACGCCGCCAACACCGTGTGGGGACTGCCCGCGCTGGGGTCGATCCCCATCCGGATCGATTGCGGCAACAGCGATCCGTTCTACTCGGCCACTCAGCAGTTCATCGCGCAGCTGCCCAACCATCCGGCCGGCGGCTTCTCCCCCGGCGGTCACGACTCAGGGTTCTGGAGCCAGCAGCTGCCCGCCGAGATCTCCTGGATGGCTCCGCTGCTGGTGGCCTGA
- a CDS encoding sensor domain-containing protein gives MLSVDDIRAITGIHEFHVPDVPGHGDLVAPVPIPDTPALCRAVYDQPVVFGTDWTQFRSVTYSADIPHPLLPGIASLAQSIAIYPDAGAARGAFERIVAAAPACSDMNADYYHRTLQHPDPNTLILNGDMVTDGYRLSDTALIGVSTLVPSELAPIDALNLVERLQDAQR, from the coding sequence GTGCTCTCCGTCGACGACATACGCGCTATCACCGGTATTCATGAATTCCACGTCCCGGATGTACCTGGCCACGGCGATCTTGTCGCCCCGGTCCCGATTCCCGATACGCCAGCACTGTGCCGGGCCGTCTACGACCAACCGGTCGTGTTCGGCACGGACTGGACACAGTTCCGCTCAGTCACCTACAGCGCTGACATCCCGCACCCGTTGCTCCCCGGCATCGCCTCCCTTGCCCAGAGCATTGCCATATATCCCGATGCAGGCGCCGCCCGTGGCGCATTCGAGCGGATCGTCGCGGCGGCGCCGGCGTGCTCAGATATGAATGCCGACTACTACCACCGCACGCTGCAGCATCCTGACCCGAACACTCTGATCCTCAACGGCGACATGGTGACTGACGGGTACCGACTGTCGGACACCGCTCTCATCGGAGTGTCGACGCTGGTGCCAAGCGAACTTGCTCCGATCGACGCACTGAATCTTGTCGAGCGGCTCCAGGATGCACAGCGGTAG
- a CDS encoding carboxymuconolactone decarboxylase family protein, producing MDELRAKGLAKMNEVYGWEMPNIEGDPYFDLTVDHLFGTIWTKPGLSMREKRLMTLSAVTALGLQDLAEVQVNAALLNGEFTEEELKDIAIFLTQYVGFPLGSGLNGTVSKVVAKRRKAAEKGLDEDRRANVNAAVKMNTGSELDDK from the coding sequence ATGGACGAGTTGCGCGCCAAGGGCCTGGCCAAGATGAACGAGGTGTACGGCTGGGAGATGCCCAACATCGAGGGCGACCCCTATTTCGATCTGACGGTGGATCATCTCTTCGGCACCATCTGGACCAAGCCCGGACTGTCCATGCGCGAGAAGCGGTTGATGACGCTGTCGGCGGTGACGGCGCTGGGCCTGCAAGATCTCGCCGAGGTTCAGGTGAACGCGGCCCTGCTCAACGGTGAGTTCACCGAGGAAGAACTCAAGGACATCGCCATCTTTCTCACCCAGTACGTCGGCTTCCCACTCGGTTCCGGCCTCAACGGCACCGTGTCGAAAGTTGTGGCGAAGCGGCGCAAGGCGGCTGAGAAGGGACTTGACGAGGACAGGCGGGCCAATGTGAACGCCGCGGTCAAGATGAACACCGGGAGCGAGCTCGATGACAAGTAG
- the purD gene encoding phosphoribosylamine--glycine ligase, which yields MRVLVIGSGAREHALLLALRRDPEVEELAIAPGNAGTAIIADQYDVDVTSGEAVVKLAQRLGSDLVVIGPEVPLVLGVGDAVRAAGIACFGPTKDAARIEGSKAFAKDVMTKAGVRTASSEIVDNPGHLDAALDRFGPPAGQAAWVVKDDGLAAGKGVVVTTDRDTARAHAASLLDSGHPVLLESFLDGPEVSLFCVVDGETVVPLLPAQDFKRVGDGDSGPNTGGMGAYSPLPWLPDAVTTQIVDEIVKPVAAELVARGSSFSGLLYAGLAITSNGPAVVEFNCRFGDPETQAVLALLESPLGQLLRAAATGELASFGELQWQDGYAVTVVVAAENYPGRPRVGDVITGSEADGVLHAGTARRDDGAVVSSGGRVLSVVGTGPDLSAARDAAYTLVKSIKLPGSHFRTDIALAAAEGRISL from the coding sequence GTGCGCGTCCTCGTGATCGGATCCGGTGCCCGTGAACACGCTCTGCTCCTGGCGCTGCGCCGGGACCCAGAGGTCGAAGAACTGGCAATCGCCCCCGGCAATGCGGGGACGGCGATCATCGCCGACCAGTACGACGTCGACGTCACCTCCGGTGAAGCCGTCGTCAAACTCGCCCAGCGGTTGGGATCGGACCTCGTGGTGATCGGTCCCGAGGTTCCCCTCGTGCTCGGTGTCGGCGACGCGGTGCGCGCGGCAGGCATCGCCTGTTTCGGGCCGACGAAAGACGCCGCCCGGATCGAAGGCTCCAAAGCTTTCGCCAAGGACGTCATGACCAAGGCCGGTGTTCGCACCGCGAGCAGCGAGATCGTCGACAACCCCGGCCACCTCGACGCCGCGCTGGACCGGTTCGGACCGCCGGCTGGGCAGGCCGCCTGGGTGGTCAAGGACGACGGCCTGGCCGCCGGCAAGGGTGTTGTGGTCACCACCGACCGCGACACCGCGCGGGCACACGCCGCCAGCCTGCTCGACTCCGGCCACCCGGTGTTGCTGGAGTCATTCCTCGACGGCCCCGAGGTCTCGCTGTTCTGCGTCGTCGACGGGGAGACCGTGGTCCCGCTGCTGCCGGCCCAGGATTTCAAGCGCGTCGGCGACGGTGACTCCGGACCCAACACCGGCGGCATGGGCGCCTACTCGCCGTTGCCCTGGCTGCCCGATGCGGTGACCACGCAGATCGTCGACGAGATCGTCAAACCCGTTGCCGCCGAACTCGTTGCGCGTGGCAGCTCGTTCTCGGGCTTGCTGTACGCGGGCCTGGCCATCACGTCCAACGGGCCCGCGGTGGTCGAATTCAACTGCCGCTTCGGTGATCCCGAGACACAGGCGGTGCTGGCGTTGCTGGAGTCACCGCTGGGGCAGCTGTTGCGTGCAGCCGCGACGGGTGAGTTGGCGTCGTTCGGTGAGCTGCAATGGCAGGACGGCTACGCCGTCACCGTGGTGGTCGCCGCCGAGAACTACCCGGGCCGGCCGCGGGTGGGCGACGTGATCACCGGATCGGAAGCCGACGGCGTGCTGCACGCCGGTACTGCGCGTCGCGATGACGGCGCCGTCGTGTCCTCCGGCGGCCGGGTGCTGTCGGTGGTGGGCACTGGTCCGGATCTCTCAGCCGCCCGCGATGCCGCGTACACGTTGGTCAAGTCAATCAAGTTGCCGGGCAGCCACTTCCGCACCGACATCGCGCTGGCCGCAGCCGAGGGTCGCATCAGTTTGTAG
- the relZ gene encoding bifunctional ribonuclease/(p)ppGpp synthase, with the protein MHFVGLDLAWGEKNQTGVAAIDADGRVLHVGVAQDDDSIAATIKPYVKDDCLVAIDAPLIVKNAEGYRPCERELNRDFQRFDAGARPAFTERPEFKHPRAARIASALDLDIDPASSSHRRAIEVYPHPAAVVLFGLDKTLKYKRGSFEDRQRELLKLMTHVEELDKATPRLRANRSVSWVELRKRVEAATRPGQLDRDEDPVDALICAYIGLYWYHRPEDVTIYGDVASGYIVTPSLPADRLPRTRKQPADQPVPPTALTAQNAVAEYRERRPALVAATDRYFALVKGLLDDAGINYLSITARTKSVESFAAKVDRTVDGRRLYTDPLVEITDQVGLRVITYLREDVDTVAHLLATEMRLLDDQDIGLQTARKGRWGYASRHLLVGVEGEKQPASIQVRTVLQHAWAEFEHDVRYKGQIPAEHGADLDRRFTLAAGLLELADREFTAIRQRLRTTVTEEESDWSTDSRIATPVLATYLGNRYSDAGWSRTDHYGWISGLLLELGITSLDALSGLLDSVDADKVNDAMGYRFPPGAVRRLDDVLLALYGERYIGLEGNAHRTELLQNRIEKLRGNS; encoded by the coding sequence ATGCACTTCGTCGGGCTCGACCTCGCCTGGGGCGAGAAGAATCAGACCGGTGTCGCGGCGATCGACGCCGACGGGCGCGTTCTCCACGTCGGCGTGGCCCAGGACGACGACAGCATCGCAGCAACCATCAAGCCGTACGTCAAAGACGACTGCCTGGTGGCCATCGACGCCCCGCTCATCGTGAAGAACGCCGAAGGCTACCGACCGTGCGAACGCGAGCTGAACCGGGACTTCCAGCGGTTCGACGCCGGCGCGCGCCCCGCGTTCACCGAGCGGCCCGAGTTCAAGCACCCCCGCGCGGCACGGATCGCCTCCGCGCTCGACCTGGACATAGACCCCGCCTCGTCATCGCACCGACGGGCGATCGAGGTGTACCCGCATCCCGCGGCGGTCGTGTTGTTCGGGCTCGACAAGACGCTGAAGTACAAGCGCGGATCTTTCGAGGATCGTCAACGCGAGCTACTGAAACTGATGACCCACGTCGAGGAGCTCGACAAGGCGACCCCGCGGCTGCGGGCAAACCGCAGCGTCAGTTGGGTCGAGCTGCGCAAGCGGGTCGAAGCCGCGACGCGCCCCGGCCAGCTGGACCGCGACGAAGACCCCGTCGACGCCCTGATCTGTGCCTACATCGGGTTGTACTGGTACCACCGGCCGGAGGACGTGACGATCTACGGTGACGTCGCCTCGGGCTATATCGTCACCCCCTCGCTGCCCGCCGACAGGCTGCCCCGTACCCGCAAACAGCCCGCGGACCAACCGGTGCCGCCGACCGCGCTGACGGCGCAGAACGCGGTCGCGGAGTACCGCGAACGACGTCCCGCCCTGGTCGCCGCCACCGACCGCTACTTCGCTCTGGTGAAGGGGCTGCTCGACGACGCGGGCATCAACTACCTGAGCATCACGGCACGCACCAAGAGCGTCGAATCGTTCGCCGCCAAGGTCGACCGGACCGTCGACGGGCGTCGGCTCTACACCGACCCCCTGGTGGAGATCACCGATCAAGTCGGGCTGCGGGTCATCACCTACCTGCGCGAGGACGTCGACACGGTGGCCCATCTGCTGGCCACGGAGATGCGCCTCCTCGACGACCAGGACATCGGCCTGCAGACCGCGCGCAAAGGTCGCTGGGGCTATGCCAGCCGGCACCTGCTGGTCGGCGTCGAGGGCGAGAAGCAGCCGGCCTCCATCCAGGTGCGCACGGTGCTGCAGCACGCGTGGGCCGAGTTCGAGCACGACGTCCGCTACAAAGGGCAGATCCCCGCCGAGCACGGCGCCGATCTCGACCGCCGCTTCACGCTCGCGGCCGGGCTGCTGGAGCTGGCCGACCGGGAGTTCACCGCGATCCGCCAGCGGCTGCGCACGACGGTCACCGAAGAGGAATCCGATTGGTCGACGGATTCGCGCATCGCCACGCCCGTGCTGGCAACGTATCTGGGTAACCGCTACAGCGATGCGGGGTGGTCGCGCACCGACCACTACGGCTGGATCTCCGGGCTGTTGCTGGAACTCGGCATCACGTCGTTGGACGCGCTGAGCGGGCTGCTCGACTCGGTGGACGCCGACAAGGTCAACGATGCCATGGGCTACCGGTTCCCGCCGGGTGCGGTGCGCCGCCTGGACGACGTCCTGCTCGCACTGTACGGCGAGCGCTATATCGGCCTGGAGGGCAATGCACACCGAACAGAGTTGTTGCAGAACAGGATTGAGAAGCTGCGCGGCAATTCTTAG
- a CDS encoding EspA/EspE family type VII secretion system effector has product MSALDAFYSTWDQARNTFGSGAPQTGAEFDRSSQLRDMQSAVQAATPDSRWQGSAADAYTAKNQKHAAVYGKLADLDQRMATEVDRSAAVVTAGRQNLDQVRDWVTTAAASAPNDKSGEYVKLAIASKGLSQISDIIQQSNSQMTAIGERVRGIGKEYDEIGGDDKKKAPDAKEMSNFMGPKLTPWPTSKGPVILDADDIKYAGKDEIDFNRYKEIVPGSGIYVPDVNSPYYKPHPPKHPINTTEIQPGPVRSKYMPWPDIQIGPDAWVPDPRNPDYKPTEPVVPLDLSKVVTVHLDPSNHVFAPYGYVEIGPDVWVPGPLTAPPPPMQPRPN; this is encoded by the coding sequence ATGAGCGCGCTCGACGCCTTCTACTCAACCTGGGACCAGGCCCGCAACACCTTCGGCTCCGGCGCGCCACAAACCGGCGCGGAGTTCGACCGCAGCTCGCAGTTGCGTGACATGCAGTCCGCCGTGCAGGCGGCAACCCCAGATTCGCGCTGGCAGGGTTCGGCCGCCGACGCCTACACTGCGAAGAACCAGAAGCACGCCGCCGTCTACGGCAAACTCGCCGACCTCGACCAACGCATGGCCACCGAAGTCGACCGCTCCGCAGCAGTCGTCACCGCCGGCCGCCAAAACCTCGACCAAGTCCGCGACTGGGTCACCACCGCCGCCGCCTCAGCCCCCAACGACAAGTCCGGCGAATACGTCAAACTCGCCATCGCCAGCAAGGGCCTGAGCCAGATCAGCGACATCATCCAGCAGTCCAACAGCCAGATGACCGCCATCGGTGAACGCGTCCGCGGCATCGGCAAGGAATACGACGAAATCGGCGGAGACGACAAAAAGAAAGCCCCCGACGCCAAAGAGATGTCGAACTTCATGGGCCCGAAGTTGACGCCGTGGCCCACTTCCAAGGGACCGGTAATTCTGGATGCCGATGACATCAAGTACGCCGGCAAGGACGAGATTGACTTCAATCGATACAAAGAAATTGTGCCTGGATCGGGGATTTATGTTCCCGATGTGAACAGCCCGTACTACAAGCCACACCCGCCCAAGCATCCGATCAACACCACGGAGATCCAGCCTGGCCCGGTGAGGAGCAAGTACATGCCCTGGCCTGACATTCAGATCGGTCCGGATGCCTGGGTCCCCGACCCACGCAACCCCGATTACAAGCCGACGGAGCCGGTCGTTCCCCTCGATCTCAGCAAGGTGGTGACCGTGCACCTCGACCCAAGCAACCATGTATTCGCACCGTACGGCTACGTTGAGATCGGGCCTGACGTTTGGGTTCCCGGTCCGCTAACCGCGCCGCCACCGCCGATGCAGCCTCGACCGAACTGA
- a CDS encoding TetR/AcrR family transcriptional regulator, with protein sequence MLMVTAAVTPKGERRRYALVRAAADLLCEGGFDAVRHRAVARRAGLPLASTTYYFSSLDDLIAKAVEDIGIREAEQLKAGVAALSRRRRGAESTADVLVDLLVGDSPETRVTEQLISRYERYIACARQPGLRDIQRRIRQQRTDAVVEVVERSGRAVRSELLTALVCAVDGAVVASLMDEGDGPRASARATLIDVIDVLAPVDERPVHI encoded by the coding sequence ATGCTAATGGTGACAGCAGCAGTCACTCCGAAGGGGGAGCGTCGGCGGTACGCCCTCGTAAGGGCGGCCGCGGACCTGTTGTGTGAGGGCGGATTCGACGCCGTCCGTCACCGTGCCGTGGCCCGCCGTGCCGGCTTGCCATTGGCATCGACCACCTACTACTTCTCCTCCCTCGACGACCTGATCGCCAAGGCCGTTGAGGACATCGGAATCCGGGAAGCCGAGCAGCTGAAGGCCGGAGTGGCCGCGTTGAGCCGTCGCCGCCGCGGCGCCGAATCGACCGCCGACGTGCTGGTGGACCTCCTGGTCGGGGACTCTCCGGAAACCCGGGTCACCGAGCAGTTGATCTCCCGCTACGAGCGCTACATCGCGTGCGCACGCCAGCCCGGGCTGCGCGACATCCAGCGCCGAATTCGCCAACAGCGCACCGACGCGGTGGTGGAAGTGGTCGAGCGCTCCGGCCGGGCGGTGCGTTCCGAATTGCTCACCGCGCTGGTGTGCGCCGTGGACGGCGCGGTGGTCGCGTCGCTCATGGACGAAGGCGATGGTCCCCGCGCCAGCGCCCGCGCGACGCTCATCGATGTGATCGACGTGCTCGCCCCGGTCGACGAGCGGCCCGTGCACATCTAA
- a CDS encoding cytochrome P450 produces MVGLTTLSACPFGQGYDFTDPEVLLHGIPVAEFAQLRKTAPVWWNEQGESIFNDGGYWVVSRHEDIKTISRNGGDVWSTNAKGAVMRLPEGVTSEQLDLTKALLINHDAPEHTRLRKIVSRLFTPRAVATLEEKLAVAAREIVAAAAEKHSGNFVDDIAMSLPLQAIADLIGVPEADRERLFHWTNAIMNTDDPDFDSDPTMANAELMGYAYNMAEQRRQCPADDIVTKLVQADLSDGGGEPITDVEFAFFVILLAVAGNETTRNAMTHGMNAFFENPDQWELFKRERPETAVDEIVRWATPVHCFQRTALVDSEIGGVTVRAGQRVGLFYSSANYDEDVFENPFTFDILRDPNPHLGFGGNGAHYCIGANLARMEIKLIFNEIANQIPDISKLGEPQRLRSGWINGVKDLQVAYR; encoded by the coding sequence ATGGTCGGTTTGACGACACTGAGCGCCTGTCCGTTCGGGCAGGGATACGACTTCACCGACCCCGAGGTGCTGCTGCATGGCATCCCGGTCGCCGAGTTCGCCCAGCTGCGCAAGACCGCCCCCGTGTGGTGGAACGAGCAGGGCGAATCGATCTTCAACGACGGCGGCTACTGGGTGGTCAGCCGGCACGAGGACATCAAGACCATCTCCCGCAACGGCGGCGACGTGTGGTCCACCAACGCCAAGGGCGCGGTGATGCGGCTGCCCGAGGGCGTCACCAGCGAGCAGCTGGACCTGACCAAGGCGCTGCTGATCAATCACGACGCGCCCGAGCACACCCGGCTGCGCAAGATCGTCTCGCGGCTGTTCACGCCGCGGGCGGTGGCCACGCTGGAGGAGAAACTCGCCGTCGCCGCGCGGGAGATCGTGGCCGCAGCCGCGGAGAAGCACAGTGGCAATTTTGTCGACGACATCGCGATGAGCCTGCCGCTGCAGGCCATCGCCGACCTGATCGGCGTGCCAGAGGCCGACCGGGAGAGGTTGTTCCACTGGACCAACGCGATCATGAACACCGACGACCCCGACTTCGACAGTGATCCGACAATGGCCAACGCCGAGCTGATGGGCTACGCGTACAACATGGCCGAGCAGCGTCGGCAGTGCCCGGCCGATGACATCGTCACCAAGCTGGTGCAGGCCGACTTGAGCGACGGAGGTGGGGAACCCATCACTGACGTCGAGTTCGCGTTCTTCGTCATCCTGCTCGCCGTGGCCGGCAACGAGACCACCCGCAACGCCATGACGCACGGCATGAACGCATTCTTCGAAAACCCGGACCAGTGGGAGCTTTTCAAGCGTGAACGGCCCGAGACCGCCGTCGACGAAATCGTCCGCTGGGCCACCCCCGTGCACTGCTTCCAGCGCACCGCCCTGGTCGACAGCGAAATCGGCGGTGTCACAGTGCGTGCCGGACAACGCGTCGGCCTCTTCTACAGCTCGGCCAACTACGACGAAGACGTCTTCGAGAACCCCTTCACCTTCGACATCCTGCGCGATCCCAACCCTCACCTCGGGTTCGGCGGCAACGGCGCGCACTACTGCATCGGTGCCAACCTGGCCCGGATGGAGATCAAGCTGATTTTCAACGAGATCGCCAACCAGATTCCTGACATCTCCAAACTCGGTGAACCGCAACGGCTTCGGTCGGGATGGATCAACGGCGTCAAGGATCTGCAGGTCGCCTACCGGTAG
- a CDS encoding NAD(P)-dependent oxidoreductase, with protein MSADERLRKEPTSTVYGYIGLGNMGAPMAKRLAEWPGGFIVYDVRADALAPFAELGATLADDVATVADADIISITVLNDEQVRSVIAELAAKAKPDTVIVIHSTISDTTAVELAEQYKPQGIHIVDAPVSGGGGAAEKGELAIMVGAERPVYERIKPALKQFASMVIHAGEPGAGTRMKLARNMLTFTSYAAACEAMKLAEAAGLDLQALGRVVRHTDALTSGPGAIIVRDNMSELTPDHWLYDAFTHTRGLGEKDLNLALGLGEVVGVDLPLAQVALQRLADGLGVPHGND; from the coding sequence ATGAGTGCCGACGAGCGCTTGCGCAAGGAGCCGACCAGCACTGTGTACGGATACATCGGCCTGGGCAACATGGGTGCTCCGATGGCCAAGCGCTTGGCAGAATGGCCGGGCGGCTTCATCGTGTACGACGTGCGGGCCGATGCTCTCGCGCCCTTTGCCGAACTCGGCGCCACGTTGGCCGATGACGTCGCCACTGTCGCCGACGCTGACATCATCAGCATCACGGTGCTCAACGACGAGCAGGTGCGGTCCGTCATCGCAGAACTGGCGGCAAAGGCCAAGCCGGACACCGTGATCGTGATCCACTCGACGATCAGCGACACCACCGCCGTCGAGCTCGCCGAGCAGTACAAGCCGCAGGGCATCCACATCGTCGACGCCCCGGTCAGTGGAGGTGGGGGAGCCGCCGAAAAGGGCGAGCTGGCCATCATGGTCGGCGCCGAGCGTCCCGTCTACGAGCGGATCAAGCCCGCGCTCAAGCAGTTCGCCTCGATGGTGATCCACGCCGGCGAACCCGGCGCCGGTACCCGAATGAAGTTGGCTCGCAACATGTTGACCTTCACCTCGTATGCCGCGGCGTGTGAGGCGATGAAGTTGGCCGAAGCCGCCGGGCTGGATCTGCAGGCACTCGGCCGGGTGGTGCGCCACACCGATGCGCTGACCAGTGGGCCGGGTGCCATCATCGTGCGCGACAACATGTCCGAGCTGACGCCGGATCACTGGCTGTACGACGCCTTTACCCATACCCGAGGACTCGGTGAGAAAGACCTGAACCTGGCGCTCGGGTTGGGTGAGGTTGTGGGGGTGGATCTTCCGTTGGCTCAGGTGGCGTTGCAACGACTGGCAGACGGTCTCGGTGTACCGCACGGAAACGACTAG